A genomic segment from Gilvibacter sp. SZ-19 encodes:
- a CDS encoding rhodanese-like domain-containing protein, whose translation MIDLTSDAWQDQIAQDPEAVIIDVRTAEEIEEGYIPSALHMDIYQPQAFMEAVSALDPNKNYYVYCRSGGRSAQACAVLESVGIATTYNLLGGFTEWDGDVTK comes from the coding sequence ATGATCGACCTTACAAGCGACGCCTGGCAAGACCAGATAGCGCAAGACCCTGAAGCCGTTATTATCGATGTGCGTACTGCGGAGGAGATAGAAGAAGGATACATTCCGTCTGCTTTGCATATGGACATTTATCAACCACAAGCTTTTATGGAAGCGGTGAGTGCTTTGGACCCTAACAAAAATTATTATGTCTATTGCCGTTCGGGCGGCCGCAGTGCTCAGGCCTGTGCCGTTTTAGAATCCGTAGGGATTGCTACCACTTATAATCTATTGGGTGGTTTTACCGAGTGGGATGGAGACGTGACCAAGTAA
- a CDS encoding phosphoribosylanthranilate isomerase has translation MKIKVCGMREAKNIAALTDLKPDYIGFIFYEKSPRYMKADPVAVPEGIKKVGVFVDAPKGYVLQQIEAHELNVVQLHGKEDQQYISLLRELVHTDIDFWKVFSVGEKFDFKKLKPFEELVDAFLFDTRGAAPGGNGKTFDWKLLNAYRSELPIVISGGIGLEELPAVKELLQSSLPIMAIDVNSKFESEPGLKKIDELKTLMNYEL, from the coding sequence ATGAAGATTAAAGTATGCGGCATGCGCGAGGCGAAAAATATAGCAGCACTTACGGACTTAAAGCCAGATTATATCGGTTTTATCTTTTACGAGAAGTCTCCAAGGTATATGAAAGCAGACCCTGTTGCAGTTCCTGAGGGAATTAAAAAAGTTGGGGTTTTTGTAGATGCCCCAAAAGGGTATGTACTGCAACAAATTGAAGCTCATGAGCTGAATGTGGTCCAATTACACGGCAAAGAAGACCAACAATACATAAGCCTTTTACGCGAGCTGGTTCATACCGACATTGACTTTTGGAAAGTCTTTTCCGTTGGAGAAAAATTTGATTTTAAAAAGCTGAAACCGTTTGAAGAGCTAGTCGATGCCTTCTTGTTCGATACCCGCGGAGCTGCTCCAGGTGGCAACGGCAAGACCTTTGATTGGAAACTACTCAACGCTTACCGAAGTGAGCTACCCATTGTAATTAGTGGCGGTATTGGGTTGGAAGAACTCCCAGCGGTAAAAGAACTGCTGCAATCTTCGCTACCTATTATGGCGATCGATGTGAACAGCAAGTTCGAATCAGAACCCGGATTAAAAAAAATTGATGAATTAAAGACCTTGATGAATTATGAACTATAA
- a CDS encoding MarR family winged helix-turn-helix transcriptional regulator: MEIESIIKATKPMQLHTKTVINLMYRARVIEESVNRILKGYELSIQQYNVLRILRGQGGNPANLSTVTERMVDPNSNTTRLIDKLLKKGLVKRQICAANRRKVELFITEQGLELLGVLDPIVESNNQQMLNQLDLSELEQLNTYLNNIHS, translated from the coding sequence ATGGAGATTGAATCTATTATCAAAGCCACCAAGCCGATGCAGTTGCACACCAAAACGGTGATCAACCTAATGTATCGTGCGCGGGTCATTGAAGAATCGGTAAATCGTATTCTGAAAGGCTATGAGCTGAGTATTCAACAATATAATGTACTGCGGATATTACGCGGTCAGGGAGGCAATCCAGCCAATCTGTCTACAGTAACGGAGCGCATGGTAGATCCTAACAGCAATACCACACGCCTAATAGACAAGCTGCTTAAAAAAGGGCTGGTCAAAAGACAAATATGCGCCGCCAACAGAAGAAAGGTGGAACTATTTATCACAGAACAAGGGCTTGAACTTTTAGGTGTTTTAGACCCTATTGTAGAATCGAACAATCAGCAGATGCTCAATCAATTAGATCTGAGTGAACTGGAGCAATTGAATACCTATTTAAATAACATACATTCATAA
- a CDS encoding anthranilate synthase component I family protein yields the protein MQRFTLKTHSKQLLADTLTPVSIYLQLRDRFPNSLLLESSDYHANDNSFSYICCNPIASIKVANNEIHCNYPDGSATQETITSNVDVPAAIADFAAQFEVDSEDYKFINHGLFGFIAYDAVQYFEDIQISKKEGDLEIPDIYYAVYQNIIAINHFNNQAYLFAHCYDGPDNLDALEQLIRSTTNKKYPFQKSGSVTTNTTDEEFMALVEQCKKHCNRGDVFQIVPSKRYSQSFTGDEFNVYRALRSVNPSPYLFYFDYGNFKIFGSSPEAQLVVKDGMTEIHPIAGTFRRTGNDEQDAALALELAADEKENSEHVMLVDLARNDLSRHGTDIQVATYKEVQFFSHVIHLVSKVVGTKNPETPTMQIVADTFPAGTLSGAPKHMAMQLLEKYENINRSFYGGAIGFMDFKGNFNHAIIIRSFVSKNHQLHYQAGAGIVTDSDPEKELQEVYNKLGALNKALELAENL from the coding sequence ATGCAGAGATTTACTTTAAAAACACACAGCAAACAGCTTCTGGCCGATACGCTAACGCCGGTTTCTATCTATTTGCAGTTGCGGGATAGGTTCCCAAACAGCTTGCTTTTGGAAAGTAGCGACTATCATGCTAACGACAACAGTTTTAGCTATATCTGTTGCAACCCAATTGCCAGCATCAAGGTCGCTAATAATGAGATCCACTGCAATTACCCTGATGGCAGCGCGACTCAAGAGACCATTACCTCAAATGTCGATGTTCCGGCAGCTATTGCGGACTTTGCGGCGCAATTTGAGGTGGACAGTGAGGACTACAAATTCATAAATCATGGGTTGTTTGGTTTTATCGCTTATGATGCCGTGCAGTATTTTGAAGATATTCAGATCAGCAAAAAAGAAGGCGATCTTGAAATTCCAGATATATACTATGCTGTCTACCAGAATATCATTGCCATAAATCACTTTAATAACCAGGCTTATTTGTTCGCTCATTGTTATGATGGGCCAGACAATCTGGACGCCTTGGAACAGCTCATCCGCAGCACTACGAATAAAAAATACCCCTTTCAAAAAAGTGGATCGGTTACTACCAACACAACCGACGAAGAATTCATGGCCTTGGTAGAACAGTGTAAAAAGCACTGCAATCGCGGCGATGTATTTCAGATAGTTCCGTCTAAACGCTACTCACAAAGCTTTACCGGCGATGAGTTTAACGTATACAGAGCCTTGCGCAGTGTTAACCCTTCTCCTTACCTCTTCTACTTTGACTACGGTAACTTCAAGATCTTTGGAAGTTCTCCTGAGGCGCAATTGGTGGTCAAAGACGGTATGACAGAGATCCACCCAATTGCAGGGACTTTTAGACGAACTGGTAACGATGAGCAAGATGCAGCACTGGCTTTAGAGTTGGCCGCCGATGAAAAAGAGAACAGTGAACATGTGATGCTCGTAGACCTGGCCCGTAACGACCTAAGCCGACATGGAACAGACATTCAAGTAGCCACCTACAAAGAGGTACAGTTCTTTTCGCATGTGATCCACTTGGTGAGTAAAGTAGTGGGAACTAAAAACCCCGAAACCCCTACCATGCAGATCGTCGCCGATACCTTCCCCGCGGGAACCTTAAGCGGTGCGCCCAAACATATGGCCATGCAGCTTTTAGAAAAGTACGAGAACATAAATCGCAGTTTCTACGGAGGCGCTATTGGCTTTATGGACTTTAAAGGCAACTTTAACCACGCCATCATTATTAGATCCTTTGTGAGCAAGAACCACCAATTGCATTATCAGGCAGGGGCTGGAATTGTGACCGACAGCGATCCGGAGAAAGAATTACAAGAAGTATACAACAAATTAGGGGCTTTGAACAAGGCCCTCGAACTCGCAGAAAATTTATAA
- the trpD gene encoding anthranilate phosphoribosyltransferase, with protein MKAVLNRLINQEILSKEEARDILINISAGQYNEAQIAAFLTVYMMRSITVDELQGFRDALLELCIAVPVEDYNTIDLCGTGGDGKNTFNISTLASFVTAASGVQVTKHGNYGVSSVSGSSNVMEHMGVKFTNDTDILKRCLDEANICVLHAPLFHPAMKNVGGIRKALGVKTFFNMLGPMVNPAFPKNQLVGVFNLELARVYGYLYQQSAKNYTILHALDGYDEISLTGATRVISNRFEQQLTPEDFGVNSITAEDIFGGDTVEEAASIFKTVLSGQGTDAQNHVVAANAGMAIATVKGCTPKQGFEKALETLKSGMAEKHLNQLVALTNA; from the coding sequence ATGAAGGCTGTTTTGAATCGCCTGATCAATCAGGAAATATTGAGTAAAGAAGAAGCCCGCGATATTTTGATCAATATCTCTGCCGGACAATATAACGAAGCACAGATCGCCGCTTTTTTAACTGTCTACATGATGCGCAGCATTACTGTAGATGAGCTTCAAGGTTTCCGCGATGCGCTCTTGGAACTCTGCATTGCGGTTCCCGTAGAAGATTACAACACCATTGACCTTTGCGGTACAGGTGGCGACGGCAAGAACACCTTTAATATCTCTACCCTGGCTTCCTTTGTGACCGCTGCCTCTGGAGTGCAGGTTACTAAACACGGGAATTACGGAGTTTCATCTGTTAGCGGCAGCAGTAACGTGATGGAACATATGGGGGTAAAATTTACCAATGATACCGACATCTTAAAACGCTGCCTGGACGAAGCTAATATTTGCGTCTTGCACGCACCGCTTTTTCACCCAGCTATGAAAAATGTTGGTGGCATTCGCAAGGCTTTAGGCGTAAAGACCTTTTTCAATATGTTGGGACCTATGGTGAATCCCGCCTTTCCGAAGAACCAACTCGTTGGAGTTTTCAATTTAGAATTGGCTCGTGTTTACGGTTATCTGTATCAGCAATCAGCAAAGAATTACACCATTTTACATGCATTAGACGGTTATGATGAAATATCCTTGACTGGAGCTACGCGAGTTATCAGCAACCGTTTTGAGCAGCAATTAACCCCAGAAGATTTTGGTGTTAATAGTATTACTGCGGAGGATATCTTTGGAGGCGATACGGTAGAAGAGGCTGCTAGCATTTTTAAGACTGTCTTATCTGGACAAGGCACCGATGCGCAGAACCACGTAGTGGCTGCCAATGCAGGTATGGCTATTGCTACCGTAAAGGGCTGTACGCCAAAGCAAGGTTTTGAAAAAGCCTTAGAAACGCTAAAAAGCGGTATGGCCGAGAAACATTTGAATCAATTAGTTGCTCTAACCAACGCATAG
- a CDS encoding 4'-phosphopantetheinyl transferase superfamily protein: MIGNDVVDLTISEFKSEQRFWRYANKMCSASEQAQFGVFEARDISIWRFWSLKEAAFKAAVRLGYAEDFSPSRTQVVLLDNTQSKISLGDLEFLGISELSGDCLYAEVRHCSAALKKVSRRSADNPRAIEYKGCLPYVSMGRDTLYPASLSHHGKYYRLIYWSA; encoded by the coding sequence ATGATCGGAAACGATGTTGTAGATCTTACTATCAGCGAATTTAAGTCAGAGCAGCGTTTTTGGCGTTATGCAAATAAGATGTGCTCTGCCAGTGAGCAAGCTCAATTTGGCGTTTTTGAAGCGCGAGACATTTCTATTTGGCGGTTTTGGAGCTTAAAGGAAGCAGCTTTTAAAGCAGCTGTACGTTTGGGTTATGCTGAGGATTTTAGCCCCTCCAGGACTCAAGTCGTACTTTTAGACAATACCCAGTCGAAGATCTCCTTAGGCGATCTTGAGTTTTTAGGAATCTCTGAGTTAAGTGGTGATTGTTTGTATGCTGAGGTCCGACACTGCTCCGCAGCATTAAAAAAAGTAAGTAGAAGATCCGCAGATAATCCAAGAGCAATCGAATATAAAGGGTGCTTGCCTTATGTATCAATGGGGAGAGATACACTTTATCCTGCAAGTCTCAGTCACCACGGCAAGTATTACCGTTTAATTTATTGGTCCGCATGA
- a CDS encoding acyl carrier protein produces the protein MNDAQFFDRLKEIISPYLQNQEAFKTLTAETRFIEDLQINSANLVDVVLDVEDAFDIEIDNDSMEKMLTVESSLAVIKEKLGA, from the coding sequence ATGAATGATGCTCAATTCTTCGATCGGCTAAAAGAGATCATAAGTCCTTATTTACAGAATCAAGAAGCCTTTAAAACACTAACTGCAGAGACGCGATTTATAGAAGACCTGCAGATCAACTCCGCCAATTTGGTCGATGTTGTCTTAGATGTTGAAGATGCCTTTGACATAGAGATCGATAACGACTCTATGGAAAAGATGCTGACCGTTGAAAGTTCTTTGGCGGTAATCAAAGAAAAACTGGGAGCATGA
- a CDS encoding thioredoxin family protein → MQKFKNIAVVAVYALVATIGLSSFTNTASDGYTIGDKVKDVRLKNVDGKMVSMADYKDAKGFIVIFTCNTCPYAVASEDRIIALDKQFKGKGYPVIAINPNDPAVQPDDTYELMQQKAKQKNFTFPYLYDESSTVYAQFGAKKTPHVYLLQKEGGDMVVKYIGAIDDSVRDAAGVTKTYLADAVNALLAGKEVPVKETRAIGCSVKV, encoded by the coding sequence ATGCAAAAATTTAAGAACATCGCAGTTGTTGCTGTTTATGCCTTGGTGGCAACCATTGGGCTCAGCAGTTTCACCAATACAGCCTCAGATGGCTACACTATTGGCGATAAAGTAAAAGACGTTCGCCTTAAGAACGTAGACGGAAAAATGGTTTCTATGGCAGACTATAAGGACGCCAAGGGATTCATAGTGATCTTTACCTGTAATACCTGCCCATATGCAGTTGCCAGCGAGGACAGGATCATTGCGCTAGACAAGCAGTTCAAAGGGAAAGGTTATCCGGTAATTGCCATAAACCCGAACGATCCTGCTGTACAACCAGACGATACTTACGAACTCATGCAGCAAAAGGCGAAGCAGAAGAATTTCACCTTCCCGTATCTCTATGATGAGAGCAGTACGGTCTATGCCCAGTTTGGCGCCAAAAAGACGCCACATGTTTACCTGCTACAAAAAGAAGGTGGCGATATGGTGGTCAAATACATTGGCGCTATAGATGATAGTGTTCGCGATGCGGCCGGAGTGACCAAAACCTATTTGGCAGACGCAGTTAATGCGCTGTTGGCTGGCAAAGAAGTGCCAGTTAAGGAAACACGCGCTATTGGATGTTCTGTAAAAGTATAA
- a CDS encoding TlpA disulfide reductase family protein — translation MKQSYYIYVLLLLAFPLFLGACKEEKSAAKQTTEATETTSEVKASTGAAKVPVYKFDEFEPLLNKDDGKIYVVNFWATWCKPCIKELPYFETLATKYADQNVEVLLVSIDFPKLLEKQVIPFIEKNQIKSPVVLLDDTGANEWIPKVDESWSGAIPATVIYKGDERKFYEQSFTLEELEQELNTFL, via the coding sequence TTGAAACAGTCCTATTATATATATGTCTTATTGCTTTTAGCATTTCCCTTGTTTTTAGGGGCATGCAAAGAGGAAAAATCCGCAGCAAAACAAACCACAGAAGCTACCGAGACCACTTCCGAAGTAAAGGCAAGCACCGGGGCGGCTAAAGTGCCCGTTTACAAATTCGATGAATTTGAACCTTTATTGAATAAAGACGACGGCAAAATATACGTAGTGAATTTTTGGGCCACTTGGTGTAAACCCTGTATTAAGGAGCTGCCATATTTTGAAACATTAGCCACCAAGTACGCCGACCAAAATGTAGAAGTACTGTTGGTTAGCATAGACTTCCCGAAGCTTTTAGAAAAACAAGTAATACCATTTATAGAAAAGAACCAGATCAAGTCTCCGGTAGTCCTGCTAGACGATACCGGCGCTAACGAATGGATACCCAAAGTGGACGAAAGTTGGTCCGGAGCCATTCCGGCCACTGTGATCTATAAAGGAGACGAGCGCAAATTCTACGAGCAATCGTTCACCTTAGAAGAACTAGAACAAGAACTCAATACCTTTCTTTAA
- the trpB gene encoding tryptophan synthase subunit beta, translating into MNYNVDQHGYYGDFGGAFIPEMLYPNVEELRQNYIQIASDPAFQEEFHALLKDYVGRPTPLYYAKRFSEHYGCKVYLKREDLCHTGAHKVNNTIGQILMAKRLGKKRIIAETGAGQHGVATATVCALMGMECIVYMGAIDIKRQAPNVARMKMLGAKVVPAESGSKTLKDATNEAIRDWINNPVDTHYIIGSVVGPHPYPDMVARFQAVISQEIKTQLHEKEGRENPDYVVACVGGGSNAAGAYYEYLNTPEVGLIAVEAAGKGVNTGESAATSQLGKSGIIHGSKTLLMQTDDGQITEPYSISAGLDYPGIGPMHAHLYASGRAEFISITDKAAMEAGLLLSQLEGIIPAIETSHAFAIFEERKFKADDVVVVNLSGRGDKDLNTYIEYFKL; encoded by the coding sequence ATGAACTATAATGTAGACCAGCACGGTTATTACGGAGATTTTGGTGGCGCTTTTATCCCAGAGATGCTCTATCCAAATGTGGAGGAATTGCGTCAAAATTATATTCAAATAGCCTCGGACCCTGCTTTTCAAGAAGAGTTTCACGCCTTGCTTAAAGACTATGTGGGCAGACCTACTCCACTTTACTATGCCAAGAGATTCTCAGAACATTACGGCTGTAAAGTCTACTTAAAACGCGAGGATCTTTGTCATACCGGAGCCCATAAAGTAAACAACACCATTGGGCAGATCTTAATGGCCAAACGCTTGGGCAAAAAACGCATCATAGCAGAAACCGGAGCGGGTCAACACGGGGTGGCCACAGCTACTGTATGTGCACTCATGGGTATGGAGTGTATCGTTTATATGGGTGCAATAGACATTAAACGTCAAGCTCCCAACGTAGCGCGAATGAAAATGTTGGGCGCCAAGGTTGTTCCGGCCGAATCAGGTTCAAAAACGCTTAAAGATGCGACCAATGAAGCCATCCGCGATTGGATCAACAATCCGGTAGACACGCACTATATTATTGGTAGCGTTGTTGGGCCGCATCCGTATCCGGATATGGTGGCCCGCTTTCAGGCCGTGATCTCTCAGGAGATAAAAACACAACTCCACGAAAAAGAAGGGCGTGAAAACCCAGATTATGTGGTGGCCTGTGTAGGTGGTGGTTCTAATGCTGCTGGAGCCTATTACGAATACCTCAACACCCCAGAAGTTGGACTCATTGCAGTAGAGGCTGCAGGAAAAGGTGTGAATACTGGCGAGAGTGCCGCAACTTCGCAGTTGGGGAAATCGGGTATTATACACGGGAGTAAGACATTGCTCATGCAAACCGATGACGGCCAGATCACAGAGCCATACTCTATCTCTGCCGGTTTGGACTATCCAGGAATAGGGCCTATGCATGCACACCTGTACGCAAGCGGGCGCGCCGAATTCATTTCTATTACCGATAAAGCGGCTATGGAAGCTGGTCTTCTTTTAAGTCAATTGGAAGGAATAATTCCAGCTATTGAAACCTCGCACGCCTTTGCCATTTTTGAAGAGCGCAAATTCAAGGCAGATGATGTTGTGGTGGTAAATCTTTCCGGGCGTGGCGACAAAGACCTCAATACTTATATCGAATACTTTAAACTCTAA
- the trpC gene encoding indole-3-glycerol phosphate synthase TrpC produces MDILERIVAQQAQDLIRRKQSFPESYWESAPLFNRPCISLKNALNESSTGIIAEFKRRSPSKPSINFKAQVSEVASGYQAAGISGMSVLTNGPFFGGSLEDLSQARASANMPLLRKEFVIDPYQITEAKAHGADVILLIAACLEPARLQMLAKKTKSLGMEVLLEVHNEAELQANLIPEVDLIGVNNRNLKTFTVNVQTSLDLLQQIPQEFTPISESGLSDPNTVAMLGQAGFKGFLMGEHFMRSENPGEAAAAFVNALKNQRNED; encoded by the coding sequence ATGGATATCTTAGAACGCATAGTAGCGCAGCAAGCTCAAGATCTCATCCGCAGAAAACAAAGCTTTCCAGAGAGTTATTGGGAGTCGGCTCCACTTTTCAACAGACCTTGCATTTCTCTTAAAAATGCGTTGAACGAAAGCTCCACAGGTATAATTGCGGAGTTCAAACGACGCTCACCCAGTAAGCCTTCGATAAACTTTAAGGCCCAGGTAAGCGAGGTTGCTTCAGGGTATCAAGCTGCAGGGATCAGCGGAATGTCTGTCCTTACCAACGGACCTTTCTTTGGAGGTTCTTTAGAAGATCTAAGCCAAGCAAGAGCAAGCGCGAACATGCCTTTGCTCAGAAAAGAATTTGTGATAGATCCGTATCAAATAACAGAGGCCAAAGCCCACGGTGCAGATGTTATATTATTAATAGCGGCTTGTTTAGAACCCGCCCGATTGCAGATGTTAGCCAAAAAGACCAAATCCCTTGGGATGGAAGTCTTGTTAGAGGTTCATAATGAGGCCGAGTTGCAAGCCAACCTCATCCCAGAAGTAGATCTAATAGGAGTCAATAATAGGAACTTGAAGACCTTTACGGTAAATGTGCAAACCAGTTTGGACCTGCTGCAGCAGATACCGCAAGAGTTCACTCCGATCTCTGAAAGTGGACTGAGCGACCCTAATACAGTTGCCATGCTGGGCCAAGCAGGTTTTAAAGGCTTTTTGATGGGAGAACATTTCATGCGTTCAGAAAACCCTGGTGAAGCAGCTGCTGCATTTGTAAACGCTTTAAAAAATCAGCGCAATGAAGATTAA
- a CDS encoding aminodeoxychorismate/anthranilate synthase component II, whose amino-acid sequence MKILVIDNYDSFVYNLVHYIREFVDDVTVWRNDQFELEDVADFDKIVLSPGPGIPEEAGLLKAVVERYASTKSMLGVCLGQQAIGEVFGGSLINLDQVFHGVGTHVERLVDDEPLFAGLPKNFQVGRYHSWVVAREDFPQDLEITAVDESGQIMALRHKKYDLRGVQFHPESVLTPHGKSMIKNWLNQNNKE is encoded by the coding sequence ATGAAGATATTAGTGATCGACAATTACGACAGCTTTGTGTACAATTTGGTACACTATATCCGCGAGTTTGTAGACGATGTCACCGTATGGAGGAACGACCAGTTCGAGCTGGAAGATGTAGCCGACTTTGATAAAATAGTTTTGTCTCCTGGGCCTGGAATACCAGAGGAAGCCGGGCTACTCAAAGCTGTAGTAGAACGCTATGCTTCTACCAAATCCATGCTTGGTGTTTGTTTAGGACAACAGGCCATCGGTGAGGTTTTTGGTGGATCGCTGATCAATTTGGATCAAGTATTCCACGGCGTTGGGACGCACGTAGAGCGTTTAGTAGATGACGAACCACTCTTTGCAGGCCTACCTAAGAATTTTCAAGTAGGTCGCTATCATTCTTGGGTTGTTGCTCGCGAAGATTTCCCACAAGATCTAGAGATCACCGCGGTAGATGAGTCTGGGCAGATCATGGCCCTAAGGCATAAAAAATACGACTTAAGAGGGGTACAATTTCATCCTGAATCTGTACTGACTCCGCATGGGAAAAGCATGATCAAAAACTGGTTAAACCAAAACAATAAAGAATAG
- the trpA gene encoding tryptophan synthase subunit alpha, whose product MNRIQQALQQDKKLLSIYFTAGFPKLEDTVNIIKNLEESGADMIEIGLPFSDPLADGPTIQESSTDALRNGMTTAKLFEQLEGIREQVAIPLIIMGYFNPMMQYGMEEFCKRCNELGIDGLIIPDLPLREYELEYKALFDKYNLDMVFLITPQTSEARIRQIDAASNSFIYMVSTASTTGAQSGFSQQTTAYFDRIAAMELKSECIVGFGISSADTFKAATRKAKGAIIGSAFIKMLREKGIAGIADFMKAIRPD is encoded by the coding sequence ATGAATAGAATTCAACAGGCCTTACAGCAAGACAAAAAATTACTTTCCATATACTTTACAGCAGGCTTTCCAAAATTGGAAGACACCGTGAACATCATCAAGAATCTGGAAGAATCTGGAGCCGATATGATCGAGATCGGCCTACCTTTTAGCGACCCACTAGCAGACGGCCCTACTATACAAGAAAGCTCTACAGACGCCTTGCGAAACGGTATGACTACCGCCAAATTGTTTGAACAATTGGAAGGCATCCGTGAACAGGTTGCTATTCCCTTGATCATTATGGGGTATTTCAACCCGATGATGCAGTATGGGATGGAAGAATTTTGCAAACGCTGCAATGAACTCGGCATAGATGGGCTTATCATTCCAGATCTGCCGCTGCGCGAATACGAATTGGAATACAAGGCACTCTTTGACAAATACAATTTGGACATGGTCTTCTTAATTACGCCACAGACCTCAGAAGCGCGTATTCGTCAGATCGATGCAGCCTCCAATAGTTTTATCTATATGGTGAGCACTGCCAGCACTACAGGAGCGCAAAGTGGTTTCTCCCAGCAGACCACTGCCTATTTTGATCGTATAGCCGCTATGGAACTTAAAAGTGAGTGTATAGTCGGATTTGGTATTAGCAGTGCCGATACGTTCAAGGCCGCAACACGCAAGGCTAAAGGAGCCATCATCGGGTCGGCTTTTATTAAAATGCTTCGTGAAAAAGGAATTGCAGGGATCGCAGATTTTATGAAGGCGATCCGCCCTGATTAG
- a CDS encoding YceI family protein codes for MRNHVKTAALLLLAIAFSAFNTSTVEKLMVKDSTITWVGKKVTGQHEGTINLKSGYFMMDGESMVGGEFVIDMTSINVTDLQAGKGKEKLEGHLKSDDFFGVEAFPTATLTVKNAARNGNTYTVNADLTIKGKTNPITFDITKDGTNMTANVTIDRSKFDVRYGSGSFFDNLGDKTIYDDFDLTVNLSF; via the coding sequence ATGAGAAATCACGTAAAAACAGCAGCTTTGTTGTTGCTAGCCATCGCCTTTAGCGCATTCAACACTTCTACTGTTGAAAAGCTTATGGTAAAAGACAGTACTATTACCTGGGTAGGTAAAAAAGTTACTGGACAGCACGAAGGTACTATCAACCTTAAGAGCGGTTACTTCATGATGGACGGAGAATCCATGGTAGGTGGAGAATTCGTTATCGATATGACCAGTATCAATGTAACCGACCTTCAGGCAGGAAAAGGAAAAGAAAAACTAGAAGGACACTTGAAGTCTGACGACTTTTTTGGTGTTGAAGCCTTCCCTACAGCGACCTTAACTGTTAAGAACGCTGCTAGAAACGGAAACACCTACACGGTGAACGCAGATCTTACCATTAAAGGAAAGACCAACCCGATCACCTTCGACATTACTAAAGATGGAACCAATATGACAGCTAATGTTACTATTGACCGTTCTAAGTTCGATGTGCGTTACGGTTCAGGAAGCTTCTTCGACAATCTAGGAGACAAGACCATCTATGATGATTTTGACTTGACTGTAAATCTATCCTTTTAA